A DNA window from Zerene cesonia ecotype Mississippi chromosome 28, Zerene_cesonia_1.1, whole genome shotgun sequence contains the following coding sequences:
- the LOC119837664 gene encoding carbonyl reductase [NADPH] 3-like, with amino-acid sequence MATKVAVVTGGNKGIGFAIVRGLCKRFDGVVYLTSRDINRGTNAVAELNKEGLNPKYHQLDTTDPRSIEVFRDYIKGNYGGLDVLVNNAAIAFKNNAPEPVAVQAEQTLAVNYFAVLSTCELLFPILRNGARVVNVSSSCGHLSNIPSADLRNRLKDPSLTINELSDLMRQYIEAAKQNTHASKWGNSSYVVSKVGLTALSMIQQRMLNDKDIKVNAVHPGYVDTDMTSHKGILTIDQGADAPLFLALDAPDSVKGQYVWSDRRIVNWDGPHP; translated from the exons ATGGCTACCAAGGTTGCTGTGGTTACCGGTGGAAATAAGGGAATTGGATTCGCTATAGTCCGCGGACTGTGCAAACGTTTCGATGGCGTAGTTTACCTTACTTCGCGAGATATCAACCGAGGTACGAACGCCGTTGCTGAACTCAACAAGGAAGGTTTAAACCCTAAATATCACCAGCTAGACACCACAGATCCAAGGAGTATTGAAGTTTTCCGCGATTACATCAAGGGAAATTATGGTGGATTGGATGTTTTAGTCAACAACGCCGCTATAGCGTTTAAGAATAATGCTCCAGAACCTGTGGCTGTGCAGGCTGAACAAACGCTGGCCGTTAATTACTTCGCAGTTTTATCAACTTGCGAATTATTGTTTCCGATTTTGAGAAACGGAGCCAGAGTTGTGAATGTTTCGAGTTCGTGTGGTCATTTGAGTAATATTCCGAGTGCAGACTTAAGAAATCGCCTGAAAGATCCTAGTTTGACTATTAATGAGCTTTCGGATTTGATGCGGCAGTATATAGAGGCAGCGAAGCAAAACACGCATGCATCGAAGTGGGGCAACTCCTCGTATGTGGTCTCGAAAGTTGGATTGACTGCATTGTCTATGATCCAACAGAGAATGCTCAATGATaaag ataTAAAAGTCAATGCAGTGCATCCTGGATATGTTGACACAGATATGACATCTCATAAAGGCATACTCACAATTGATCAAGGGGCAGATGCCCCACTATTTCTGGCTCTGGATGCCCCCGATTCTGTGAAGGGGCAATATGTCTGGTCGGACAGGAGGATTGTAAACTGGGATGGGCCACacccataa